A genomic region of Drosophila kikkawai strain 14028-0561.14 chromosome X, DkikHiC1v2, whole genome shotgun sequence contains the following coding sequences:
- the Pp4-19C gene encoding serine/threonine-protein phosphatase 4 catalytic subunit: MSDYSDLDRQIEQLKRCEIIKENEVKALCAKAREILVEEGNVQRVDSPVTVCGDIHGQFYDLKELFKVGGDVPEKNYLFMGDFVDRGYYSVETFLLLLALKVRYPDRITLIRGNHESRQITQVYGFYDECLRKYGSTAVWRYCTEIFDYLSLSAIIDGKIFCVHGGLSPSIQYLDQIRSIDRKQEVPHDGPMCDLLWSDPEDQTGWGVSPRGAGYLFGSDVVSQFNRTNEIDMICRAHQLVMEGFKWHFNETVLTVWSAPNYCYRCGNVAAILELNEYLHRDFVIFEAAPQESRGIPSKKPQADYFL; the protein is encoded by the exons ATGTCGGACTACAGCGACCTAGACCGCCAGATCGAGCAGCTAAAGCGCTGTGAGATCATCAAGGAAAACGAAGTGAAGGCCCTGTGCGCCAAGGCACGCGAGATACTGGTGGAGGAGGGCAATGTACAGCGGGTGGACTCGCCGGTGACTGTCTGCGGCGACATTCACGGCCAGTTCTACGACCTGAAAGAGCTGTTTAAAGTGGGCGGCGATGTGCCTGAGAAGAACTACCTGTTCATGGGCGACTTTGTGGACCGCGGCTACTACAGTGTGGAGACattcctcctgctgctggcgctgAAGGTGCGTTACCCGGATCGCATCACGCTGATCCGCGGCAATCACGAATCGCGACAGATCACGCAGGTGTATGGGTTCTATGACGAGTGCCTGCGCAAGTATGGCTCCACGGCCGTGTGGCGCTACTGCACGGAGATCTTTGACTACCTCAGCCTGTCGGCTATTATCGATGGCAAAATATTCTGTGTGCATGGCGGCCTGTCGCCCTCCATCCAGTACCTGGACCAGATCCGCAGCATCGATCGCAAGCAGGAGGTGCCGCACGACGGGCCCATGTGTGATCTATTGTGGAGCGATCCGGAGGATCAGACCGGCTGGGGCGTGTCACCGCGCGGCGCTGGCTATCTGTTCGGCTCCGACGTTGTCTCCCAGTTTAACCGCACCAATGAAATCGATATGATATGCCGGGCACACCAGCTGGTGATGGAGGGATTTAAATGGCATTTCAACGAAACCGTCCTGACCGTCTGGTCAGCGCCCAACTACTGCTATCG CTGCGGCAATGTGGCTGCCATTTTGGAACTGAACGAGTACCTGCATCGCGACTTTGTCATCTTTGAGGCGGCACCGCAGGAGAGTCGAGGCATTCCCTCAAAAAAGCCTCAGGCGGATTACTTCCTCTAA